The genomic DNA CATTCCGCTGGATCCTCATGTCCATCGCATCTGCGAACGGAACCGGCGATCCTTCCTTCTTTCTCGCCTCTTCGATGGCCGCAAGTTCCGTGGCCTGCCTCTCCGCCTCTTCCTGCTCGAGCCGCAGCCGCTCCTCGGCCACCGTCTCGACAAAGGTCTCGCGCACACGCTGCACACGGTCGCGATCCACACGCCCCCCGACGACAAGCCAGGCGACAATGCTCGCGAGAGCGATCAGATTCGCAATCGCCATCACCGACAAGGCATTCCAGATCGTGCGCATCACACCGCTCCTTCAATCAGCCGATCCAACTCGCCGCGCCGGGATGAACGTCCCATGATCGCCATCTCGTCCATCTCACGCTGCTCCTGGCGAAGATCCTGCAAACGCCACTCATCGAGTCTCTGCTGACGAAGATCCTCGATCGCTCGCCGACGTCGAGTCGCTTGCAGCAACTCATCGCGTGCTCGTGAGACCTGGCGCTCCGCCGCCGCGACCTGCATCGCGGCCTGCTTCAGCACAACAAGATCCCTGAGGGTCGAGTTCGCTTGCAGTCTCACCGCGCCCATCTCGACGCCGCCGACTCCCTCTCCTGAAGCAAGCCGATCCCTCCAGTCTGCTCTCCCCATCGCAACTCGAGACTCGATCTCGCCGGCGACACGCAGCCGCTCAAGGCGAACCCGCTCGCACTCGGCAAGGGCGAGCATGGCACGATCCTCCTCGCGTCGACGCATACGCAACACGGCCTCGAGTTGGAACACGAACCTTGCCACTGGCAGCGATTCCTTTCACGCCCGATGCTCAAGTCTTCACTCGTACCTGACCACGCTTCTGCACCATGTCCCCCGACACCAGAGCAAGCTTGACGAGCTCGGATCTTGCTTCGTCAAACAAGACTCTCTCGTCGCGGCTCTGTCTCAGCAGCGCGTCGATCCGCGGCATCAACTCGATGGCCACGTCGGTCTCCGCGCTCGACCCCGACGCATACGCACCGATGCGAACAAGCTCCTCAATGTCGCGGTAGAGCGCAACAAGCCGCTGGATCTGCCGTCGCGCCGACTGATGCCCCTTATCAGTCACGTCGTCAGCGACTCGACTGACCGAGTCCAGAACGTCTACCGCTGGATAGTGGCCGCGTTGCGCAAGCTTACGAGAGAGCCACACATGCCCATCCAGGATGCCTCGTGACGCGTCGGCAACCGGCTCGGTCATGTCGTCACCCTCAACCAGAACGCTGAAGATGCCCGTCACAGATCCTGATCTGCCCCCGGGGAGATCAACCGCACCTGCACGCTCCATGAGTTGTGCGAGACTGGCAA from Phycisphaeraceae bacterium includes the following:
- a CDS encoding flagellar FliJ family protein, whose protein sequence is MLALAECERVRLERLRVAGEIESRVAMGRADWRDRLASGEGVGGVEMGAVRLQANSTLRDLVVLKQAAMQVAAAERQVSRARDELLQATRRRRAIEDLRQQRLDEWRLQDLRQEQREMDEMAIMGRSSRRGELDRLIEGAV